In Fodinibius saliphilus, a genomic segment contains:
- a CDS encoding leucine-rich repeat domain-containing protein produces MKTSIIYLATAIVMLAAFVQCKKTPTTINSESSNTQIKPELSAPSQNDDVQGTTVQLFWEKISNADEYNLQVSKSSNFTSTYADTIVNDTTHTLTSLSEETTYYWRVHAVKHVGNNKKTKKVGNWSNTWQFTTGSSTTITVNLTSPDDGSVVSTQSPQLEWESVAATSTYEYQISTNSDFTSIVKDSVIDKTSIKTPELSDGKEYHWRVLPVVDDGSGEWSNNWSFTVEMSSSTAVVNLLSPTDGATGVSTSPSFKWESLSGISDYQLQLAETSDFATTTIDKLIADTTYAANGLKSGQQYYWRVQSDGDGDTGNWSTTYTFTTESSTEPLPAPTLVTPTDGATGVSVQPTFEWQSVTGADYYELHVSYDNQMAIETQVTGNTYTPSSTLNSGTIHYWRVRAVKDGVNGEWSTTYDFTTESSSSGGVTGDRQALMDLYNATDGDNWVDNSGWGSGDPSDSWYGVQVDANGRVVRLDLWDNGLQGSLPASIGNLTKVKYLNLKKNQLTGDIPSELGNMVSLEWLLLEGKTKDNDSTGPKEPPQDLTKPYHQGKRNESTNHFTSLPSTIGNLQNLTRFELSGSGISQIPSEVYDITSLEGLYMSHNYNVTHGIDSKVGNLRNLRHFYMAENNMTGDLPSSMSNLTKLTYFTIGSSSQTSNQNSFTGTLPDFSNATGLRQFVLSKNELGGDWPKYWNNGNFTQLITLSGQWNNFTGTLHGFNNLPSIRSIVLNGNNLSGSLDPQLTQIDQGVKIVALGWNNFSGDIPQDGYGWYYDMRNWRLNDNDLTGRIPCDLWNMLNKSDNLRRVYMNNSEFDSNATSCMEEVSSPVLQTINVSDNNF; encoded by the coding sequence ATGAAAACGTCTATAATATACCTGGCGACGGCTATTGTTATGCTTGCTGCCTTCGTTCAATGTAAGAAAACACCAACAACTATAAATTCGGAATCTTCAAATACACAAATTAAGCCTGAACTTTCTGCACCTTCCCAGAATGATGATGTTCAGGGTACAACAGTCCAATTATTCTGGGAAAAAATATCTAATGCTGATGAATATAACCTTCAGGTATCAAAATCATCCAACTTTACTTCAACCTATGCAGATACAATTGTTAATGATACCACGCATACCTTAACATCACTTTCCGAAGAAACAACTTATTATTGGAGAGTACATGCTGTAAAACATGTTGGCAATAATAAAAAAACTAAAAAGGTGGGAAATTGGTCTAATACTTGGCAGTTTACCACAGGAAGCAGTACAACTATTACTGTAAATCTTACTTCACCTGATGATGGATCAGTAGTTTCAACTCAAAGCCCTCAACTAGAATGGGAGTCTGTGGCTGCTACTTCTACATATGAATATCAGATTTCTACTAATTCAGATTTCACCTCTATTGTTAAAGACTCGGTAATTGATAAAACATCAATAAAAACTCCCGAACTTAGTGATGGCAAGGAATATCACTGGCGTGTACTTCCGGTAGTGGATGACGGTAGCGGTGAATGGTCCAATAACTGGTCTTTTACTGTTGAGATGTCTTCATCTACAGCTGTTGTTAACTTATTGTCTCCAACTGATGGAGCAACAGGCGTATCTACATCTCCCTCTTTTAAATGGGAATCATTATCAGGAATAAGTGATTATCAGCTACAACTTGCTGAAACCAGTGATTTTGCTACTACAACGATTGATAAACTCATAGCTGATACCACTTATGCAGCAAACGGATTAAAAAGTGGACAACAGTATTACTGGAGAGTTCAGTCGGACGGTGACGGTGATACCGGGAATTGGTCTACTACATACACCTTTACTACCGAATCATCCACTGAGCCCTTGCCTGCTCCAACTTTAGTTACGCCAACTGATGGTGCCACAGGTGTTTCAGTACAGCCCACTTTTGAATGGCAATCTGTTACTGGTGCCGATTACTATGAGCTACATGTAAGTTATGATAATCAGATGGCTATAGAAACGCAGGTTACTGGAAATACTTATACTCCTTCCTCTACTCTGAATTCAGGAACAATTCATTATTGGAGAGTTCGAGCAGTTAAAGATGGTGTTAACGGTGAATGGTCAACAACTTATGATTTTACCACTGAATCATCATCATCTGGTGGTGTAACAGGTGATCGCCAGGCCTTGATGGATTTGTATAATGCGACGGACGGCGATAATTGGGTTGACAATTCCGGTTGGGGCAGCGGTGATCCCTCTGATTCTTGGTACGGAGTACAGGTAGATGCCAACGGTCGCGTGGTCCGCCTGGACCTGTGGGATAACGGGCTGCAGGGTAGCCTGCCGGCCTCCATTGGAAACCTGACGAAGGTGAAGTACCTGAATTTAAAGAAGAACCAACTAACAGGCGACATTCCTTCGGAGCTAGGAAATATGGTGAGCTTGGAGTGGTTGCTTCTTGAAGGCAAAACCAAAGATAATGATTCAACAGGTCCGAAAGAGCCCCCACAGGATCTTACCAAGCCTTATCATCAAGGCAAACGGAATGAATCTACTAATCACTTTACAAGTTTACCCTCAACAATTGGAAATCTACAAAACCTAACCCGCTTTGAGCTTTCGGGTTCAGGCATATCGCAGATTCCATCAGAGGTATATGATATTACCTCTTTAGAAGGGTTGTATATGAGTCATAATTACAATGTGACGCATGGAATTGATTCCAAGGTTGGAAACCTTAGGAACTTGCGTCACTTTTATATGGCAGAAAATAATATGACAGGCGATCTGCCGTCTTCTATGTCTAATCTTACGAAATTGACTTATTTCACGATAGGCTCTTCGAGTCAAACATCCAACCAAAACAGTTTTACTGGAACGCTCCCTGATTTTAGCAATGCTACAGGGTTAAGGCAGTTTGTACTTAGCAAGAATGAATTAGGGGGAGATTGGCCTAAATATTGGAATAACGGTAATTTTACTCAACTAATCACCCTGTCGGGGCAATGGAATAATTTTACAGGTACTCTTCATGGGTTCAATAACTTGCCGTCCATCAGAAGTATCGTGCTGAATGGAAATAACTTAAGTGGTTCGCTTGATCCGCAACTTACGCAAATTGATCAAGGTGTTAAGATTGTCGCGCTGGGCTGGAATAACTTTAGTGGCGATATCCCCCAAGATGGGTATGGCTGGTACTATGATATGCGAAACTGGCGGTTGAATGACAATGATTTAACGGGACGTATACCCTGTGATTTATGGAATATGCTCAACAAAAGTGATAACCTGCGAAGGGTATACATGAATAATAGCGAGTTTGACAGTAATGCTACCAGCTGTATGGAAGAAGTAAGCAGCCCGGTGTTACAAACGATAAATGTCAGTGATAATAATTTCTAA
- a CDS encoding EpsG family protein — MSLNNNKTGFYSAFLFLVWPLFALFTAFWNYKSKWGKNVLWAFVAFYGFSFAIGAENDGADIVRYVAEVEQLHGVNMTVTDAVDYFLESGEVDILRTFIAVTLSRVTGSQAIVTLVYGIIFGFFFSRNMWYVLKNMEGKVQLITIVLFCCFFLTVSIWKMNGFRFWTATHVFIYGLLPYLFEGKKSGVLIASLAILVHFAFIVPVGILYGYMVAGNRLTLYFIFFLLTFFITEINLTVFNNIVENYAPEIIQERTSGYRSEASVEQYRGGGGSSGRVWYARYYGTALRWAIKGFLLVLFFQGRTFFNNNKRWLSFYSFTLFFYGMASLLSSLPSGGRFLAVANLLALALITLYVQNREHQVIMKRFIIAATPLLLLYVVVAFRMGLYSMSATAILGNPFIALFMNGENISLNDALKMFL, encoded by the coding sequence ATGAGTCTTAATAATAACAAAACGGGCTTTTATTCTGCTTTTTTATTCTTAGTGTGGCCGTTGTTCGCATTATTTACAGCATTTTGGAATTATAAAAGTAAATGGGGTAAAAATGTACTTTGGGCATTTGTAGCATTTTATGGTTTCTCATTTGCCATTGGCGCTGAAAATGATGGGGCCGATATTGTTCGGTATGTAGCAGAGGTAGAGCAACTCCATGGGGTTAATATGACTGTTACCGATGCCGTTGATTATTTTCTCGAAAGTGGTGAAGTCGATATTCTTAGAACATTTATAGCTGTGACTCTTTCCAGAGTAACAGGAAGTCAGGCTATTGTTACTCTTGTGTATGGAATCATTTTTGGGTTCTTCTTTTCCAGGAATATGTGGTATGTCTTAAAAAATATGGAGGGTAAAGTACAACTAATAACCATTGTTCTTTTTTGTTGTTTCTTTTTGACAGTATCCATCTGGAAAATGAATGGGTTTCGGTTTTGGACAGCGACCCATGTGTTTATCTATGGGCTATTACCATATCTTTTTGAGGGAAAAAAATCGGGTGTTTTAATAGCATCATTGGCTATATTAGTACACTTTGCATTTATCGTACCAGTGGGTATTCTATACGGTTATATGGTTGCCGGCAATAGGCTGACCTTATATTTCATTTTCTTTCTCTTAACATTTTTTATTACTGAAATTAACCTAACGGTCTTCAATAATATCGTAGAAAACTATGCTCCTGAAATTATACAAGAGAGAACTTCAGGCTACCGGTCGGAGGCCTCAGTAGAGCAATACAGGGGAGGAGGTGGAAGTAGTGGGAGAGTTTGGTATGCAAGGTATTATGGAACTGCTCTGAGATGGGCCATCAAGGGATTCCTTTTAGTTCTCTTTTTTCAAGGCCGAACATTTTTTAATAACAACAAAAGGTGGCTTAGTTTTTATTCTTTTACACTTTTCTTTTATGGAATGGCCAGCTTGTTAAGCTCATTGCCTTCGGGGGGGCGATTTCTAGCTGTCGCTAACTTACTTGCTCTGGCCTTAATCACGTTATATGTCCAGAATCGGGAGCATCAAGTAATTATGAAAAGATTCATTATCGCTGCAACACCTTTGTTGTTACTCTACGTTGTGGTTGCATTTAGAATGGGGCTTTATTCGATGAGTGCCACAGCAATACTTGGAAATCCTTTTATTGCATTATTTATGAATGGGGAGAACATTTCATTGAATGATGCACTTAAGATGTTTTTATAA
- a CDS encoding ATP-grasp domain-containing protein yields MKIAIHRRKNSFSANWIKYCENKGINYKVVDCYSNNIINQVQECDALMWHFSQANPKDILFAKELTFSLQTAGKKVFPNFPTAWHFDDKVGQKYLLESIGAPLVPSYVFYDKDKALDWVGETSFPKVFKLRRGAGSAHVKLIETKSEATKMVNKAFRQGFRLYNKRANLKNRWYKYKKGQTDLWNLAKGALRFFKEPEYSRIAGHEKGYVYFQDFIAQNDYDIRVIVIGDRAFAIKRLVREGDFRASGSGHISYEKRHFDEATIELSFKMAEKINSQCLALDYVFQDNQPLIVEISYGFVKEGYYPCKGYWDRDLNWHEGSFNAQGWMVETVLS; encoded by the coding sequence ATGAAGATAGCTATTCACAGGCGTAAAAATTCTTTTAGTGCTAACTGGATTAAGTATTGTGAAAACAAGGGTATTAACTATAAAGTTGTAGACTGTTATTCAAATAATATCATCAATCAGGTTCAGGAATGTGATGCTCTTATGTGGCATTTTAGTCAAGCTAACCCCAAAGATATTTTATTTGCTAAAGAACTTACTTTTTCGCTACAAACTGCCGGGAAAAAAGTATTTCCCAACTTTCCTACAGCGTGGCATTTTGATGATAAGGTGGGACAAAAATACCTGCTTGAATCTATCGGGGCACCGTTGGTACCCTCATATGTGTTTTATGATAAGGATAAGGCGCTAGATTGGGTTGGGGAAACTTCTTTTCCAAAGGTGTTCAAATTACGACGGGGGGCAGGTTCGGCTCATGTGAAGCTGATAGAGACCAAATCAGAAGCTACTAAAATGGTTAATAAAGCTTTTAGACAGGGTTTTAGGCTGTATAATAAGAGAGCAAATCTTAAAAATCGCTGGTATAAATATAAAAAAGGCCAAACTGATCTTTGGAATCTGGCGAAAGGCGCGCTTCGTTTTTTCAAAGAACCTGAATATTCTAGGATAGCCGGTCATGAAAAGGGCTATGTATACTTTCAAGATTTTATTGCTCAAAATGATTATGATATACGAGTTATCGTAATAGGAGATAGGGCCTTCGCTATTAAACGTTTGGTCAGGGAAGGAGATTTTAGAGCCTCAGGAAGTGGGCACATTTCTTATGAGAAGCGTCATTTTGATGAAGCTACGATTGAGTTGTCCTTTAAAATGGCAGAAAAAATAAATAGCCAGTGCTTGGCCCTGGATTACGTTTTTCAAGATAACCAACCATTAATTGTTGAAATAAGTTATGGTTTTGTAAAAGAAGGTTATTACCCTTGTAAAGGATATTGGGATCGAGACCTTAATTGGCATGAAGGTTCTTTTAATGCCCAAGGATGGATGGTTGAAACTGTTCTATCCTGA